A region of Paenibacillus sp. 37 DNA encodes the following proteins:
- a CDS encoding cellulase family glycosylhydrolase, giving the protein MKKNRKSVLSLTLVTALILSLFSSAMASAATDNSEQASASPPPSKMQTYVNAMEPGWNLGNSLDAVGEDETAWGNPRITKELIQLIAAEGYNSIRIPVTWEAHIGDAPDYIIDSAYMNRVQEVVNWALDADLYVMINLHHDSWRWISYMEKDHDNVLARYNAAWTQIADKFKDASDKLIFESVNEPRFSEGGTTDAAIGYRMLDELNTSFHKIVRTSGGNNETRPLVLPTMHTSSAQPDLDELNKTIQKLNDSNIIATVHYYGFWPFSVNIAGYTKYNEEVQKDVTDTFDRVYNALSAKGIPVIVGEYGLLGFDQHTGVIEQGEKLKFFEFVGQYLRQKQMTTMLWDNGQHFGRTSFTWSDQELFNTMKASWTGRSSTAETDLVYLKQNEAIQDKKVKLNLNGNKFNSLKNGTTPLVRGKDYTIKKDVLTLKSNLLTQLTASGDLGVNATLTAGFNQGAEWNFNIIKYDTPKLNDATGTTSAFAIPTTFNGNQLATMEATYANGENAGPQNWTSFKEFSYTFSPDYERNVIELKPNFFNETNDGEVTLKFHFWNGDVLTYKITKNGTSVVGVAS; this is encoded by the coding sequence ATGAAAAAAAACCGCAAATCAGTCCTATCTCTTACACTTGTGACTGCCCTGATTCTATCCCTATTCTCCTCCGCTATGGCTTCAGCTGCAACTGACAACAGCGAACAGGCCAGTGCCTCACCCCCTCCAAGTAAAATGCAGACCTATGTGAACGCCATGGAGCCTGGCTGGAATCTGGGTAACTCTCTGGACGCCGTTGGTGAGGATGAGACAGCCTGGGGCAACCCACGCATTACGAAGGAACTAATTCAGTTGATTGCAGCTGAGGGCTACAACAGTATCCGTATTCCTGTGACCTGGGAAGCCCACATCGGTGACGCACCCGACTACATAATTGATTCCGCTTACATGAATCGGGTTCAAGAAGTGGTAAACTGGGCCCTCGATGCGGATCTCTACGTCATGATCAATCTTCACCATGATTCTTGGCGCTGGATCAGTTACATGGAGAAAGACCATGACAACGTGCTTGCACGTTACAACGCTGCTTGGACTCAGATTGCGGACAAATTCAAAGATGCATCCGATAAACTTATCTTCGAAAGTGTTAACGAACCACGTTTCTCCGAAGGCGGCACAACAGATGCAGCGATTGGATATCGCATGCTGGACGAGTTGAATACTTCTTTTCACAAGATCGTAAGAACTTCGGGTGGAAACAACGAGACACGTCCACTTGTGCTTCCAACGATGCATACCTCTTCCGCTCAACCTGATCTGGATGAACTTAATAAGACCATTCAAAAATTGAATGACAGCAATATTATTGCAACCGTTCACTACTACGGGTTCTGGCCATTCAGTGTGAACATCGCGGGTTACACCAAATATAACGAGGAAGTACAGAAGGACGTTACTGACACATTTGATCGGGTATACAATGCACTCTCAGCGAAAGGCATTCCGGTTATCGTTGGTGAGTATGGCTTGCTTGGTTTTGACCAGCACACAGGTGTCATCGAGCAAGGCGAAAAACTGAAATTCTTCGAATTTGTTGGACAATATCTGCGCCAAAAACAGATGACAACGATGTTGTGGGACAACGGACAGCACTTCGGGCGCACAAGTTTTACTTGGTCTGATCAGGAACTATTCAATACCATGAAAGCCAGCTGGACAGGTCGCTCATCCACAGCCGAAACGGACCTCGTATATCTTAAACAAAATGAAGCTATTCAAGATAAAAAGGTAAAACTCAATCTGAATGGGAACAAATTCAATTCGTTGAAGAATGGCACTACCCCTCTTGTCAGAGGTAAAGACTATACGATCAAAAAAGATGTACTTACGTTAAAATCCAATCTGTTAACCCAATTGACAGCCTCTGGTGATTTGGGCGTAAATGCCACACTCACAGCTGGATTCAACCAAGGTGCTGAGTGGAACTTCAATATCATTAAATATGACACACCTAAGTTGAACGATGCAACTGGTACAACCAGTGCATTTGCCATTCCGACTACGTTTAACGGCAATCAGCTGGCCACGATGGAAGCAACATATGCAAACGGAGAGAACGCCGGTCCACAGAACTGGACTTCGTTCAAAGAATTCTCCTACACATTTAGCCCAGATTACGAACGTAATGTGATTGAGCTGAAACCTAACTTCTTCAATGAAACCAATGATGGCGAAGTCACGCTTAAGTTCCATTTCTGGAACGGAGATGTGCTGACGTACAAAATCACGAAAAATGGAACCAGCGTTGTTGGCGTAGCTTCATAA
- a CDS encoding sucrose-specific PTS transporter subunit IIBC produces the protein MSENQRIAQEVIHAIGGKENIASFAHCATRLRIMVKDKEKIDQKTVENIEKVKGAFFNSGQYQIIFGTGTVNRIFEEVEKLGIEGSSKDDVKSQGKKEGNAFQRAIRTFGDVFVPIIPVLVATGLFMGLRGLLTQNEILALFGATPDDISSNFLLFTQILTDTAFAFLPALVAWSAFRVFGGSPVLGIVLGLMLVNPALPNAYAVADGSAQPLHMLGFIPVVGYQGSVLPAFFVGLIGAKFEKVLRRRVPEALDLILTPFITLTVMITLGLFAIGPVFHSLEEWVLHGTTAVLDLPFGIAGIIIGFFHQIIVVTGVHHIFNFLEIQLLEKTGFNPFNAIITCAMAAQGAACLAVGLKTKNMKLKALALPSSLSAFLGITEPAIFGVNLRYMKPFIMGLVGGGVGGFIASLFHLQGTGMAVTVIPGTLLYLNSQLPLYILSNVVAMAIAFALTWFFGYKDQPVAEEVVSHENSGVTSTEVIAEESNPRINSVTDAVTSNRPKVDFLEIASPMNGTVVALEQVPDPAFSEKHMGEGIAIEPSEGKVYAPFDGVIAHVMNKSKHAVILEHETGVQMLVHIGINTVGLKGNGFTAHVNSGDRVTAGRLLIEFDMDVIQAAGLPLITPVLIPSGNEAIETVTATSTGHVQANGEAVLVVKFTEPQ, from the coding sequence ATGTCGGAGAATCAACGCATTGCCCAGGAAGTCATTCATGCCATCGGGGGCAAAGAGAATATCGCATCATTTGCACACTGTGCAACACGCCTTCGCATCATGGTGAAAGATAAAGAAAAGATTGATCAGAAAACGGTCGAGAACATCGAGAAGGTGAAAGGCGCCTTTTTCAACTCGGGTCAATATCAGATTATCTTTGGTACGGGAACAGTGAATCGAATCTTTGAAGAGGTTGAGAAGCTGGGCATCGAAGGATCGTCCAAGGATGATGTGAAGAGTCAGGGGAAAAAGGAAGGAAATGCTTTTCAACGGGCTATCCGCACGTTTGGTGACGTATTTGTACCCATCATTCCCGTACTGGTAGCTACAGGGTTGTTCATGGGCTTGCGCGGATTACTTACCCAGAATGAAATTTTGGCGTTGTTTGGGGCAACACCTGATGATATCTCTTCCAATTTCCTGTTGTTCACTCAGATTCTGACGGATACGGCATTTGCGTTTCTACCTGCACTTGTAGCGTGGTCCGCATTCCGCGTATTTGGTGGAAGTCCGGTACTTGGTATCGTACTCGGGCTAATGCTGGTCAATCCCGCATTACCCAATGCTTACGCGGTGGCAGATGGATCAGCACAGCCGCTGCATATGCTCGGTTTTATACCTGTCGTGGGTTATCAGGGATCGGTTCTGCCTGCGTTCTTTGTAGGTTTGATTGGAGCCAAGTTTGAAAAGGTATTAAGAAGACGTGTACCTGAGGCACTGGACTTGATTCTGACTCCTTTTATTACGTTAACAGTCATGATTACGCTTGGACTATTCGCGATTGGTCCCGTTTTCCATTCCCTGGAAGAGTGGGTACTGCATGGAACAACTGCCGTATTGGATCTTCCGTTTGGCATCGCAGGTATAATCATTGGATTCTTCCATCAGATTATTGTCGTTACCGGTGTACATCACATCTTTAATTTCCTGGAGATTCAACTACTGGAGAAAACGGGATTCAATCCGTTCAACGCCATTATTACCTGCGCCATGGCAGCACAAGGAGCGGCTTGTCTCGCAGTCGGTCTGAAGACCAAAAATATGAAACTCAAAGCACTCGCATTACCTTCTTCCTTGTCCGCATTTCTAGGCATTACTGAGCCAGCCATCTTCGGAGTTAACTTGCGTTACATGAAACCATTTATTATGGGACTGGTTGGTGGTGGTGTAGGTGGTTTCATCGCTTCCCTGTTCCATCTGCAAGGTACAGGCATGGCAGTAACGGTTATTCCCGGTACACTGCTCTATCTGAACAGCCAACTGCCGTTGTATATCTTGTCCAACGTGGTTGCCATGGCCATTGCTTTTGCACTTACCTGGTTCTTCGGATATAAGGACCAACCGGTTGCAGAAGAAGTGGTGAGCCATGAAAACAGTGGAGTAACATCAACTGAAGTTATAGCAGAGGAATCTAATCCGCGTATTAATTCAGTTACCGATGCCGTTACAAGCAATCGTCCTAAGGTAGATTTTCTCGAAATAGCTTCGCCAATGAACGGTACCGTCGTTGCTCTGGAGCAGGTTCCTGACCCGGCGTTCTCGGAAAAACACATGGGTGAGGGCATTGCCATTGAGCCATCAGAAGGAAAAGTGTACGCACCGTTTGATGGTGTCATCGCACATGTGATGAACAAGAGTAAACATGCGGTGATTCTGGAGCATGAAACAGGTGTGCAGATGTTGGTTCATATCGGAATTAATACGGTTGGACTGAAAGGGAACGGTTTTACCGCGCATGTGAATAGCGGAGATCGTGTAACTGCAGGTCGATTGTTGATTGAATTTGACATGGATGTCATTCAGGCCGCGGGTCTCCCTTTGATTACACCTGTCTTGATCCCAAGTGGAAACGAAGCGATAGAAACTGTAACAGCAACGTCAACTGGCCATGTTCAAGCCAATGGGGAAGCAGTACTGGTAGTGAAATTTACTGAGCCACAATAA
- a CDS encoding amidohydrolase family protein: protein MKLDAHQHFWEYNVAEYGWIGEEMKTIRQSFLPQDLEPLLVQSGLVGCIAVQARQSLTETEWLLQLADRHECIKGVVGWVDLCSNEVRNQLELFASNPYLKGVRHVIQDEPDLDYVLREDFQRGISLLKEYDLAYDLLVSKEQLPYAVELVKAFPEQRFVLDHLAKPDIKSGIISPWKEALESLAAQPNAYCKLSGMVTEADWANWTPSDFTAYLNIAIEAFGAERLMFGSDWPVSNVSATYSEVYGLINSHINVLPILDQQMILGGTCAAFYQIS from the coding sequence ATGAAGCTGGATGCACATCAACATTTCTGGGAATACAATGTCGCCGAGTACGGATGGATTGGCGAAGAGATGAAAACCATTCGTCAATCTTTTCTTCCGCAAGATCTTGAACCTTTATTGGTCCAATCAGGACTGGTTGGATGTATTGCGGTACAAGCCAGACAATCACTGACAGAAACCGAGTGGCTTCTGCAGCTGGCAGATCGGCATGAATGTATCAAAGGTGTTGTCGGATGGGTAGATCTTTGTTCAAATGAAGTTCGGAATCAGCTTGAACTATTCGCATCCAATCCGTATTTGAAGGGCGTACGTCATGTCATACAGGATGAACCTGATCTGGATTATGTATTGAGAGAAGACTTTCAGCGCGGAATTTCATTGCTAAAAGAGTATGATTTGGCCTATGATCTGTTGGTATCCAAGGAGCAACTGCCTTATGCCGTTGAATTGGTTAAGGCGTTTCCTGAGCAGCGATTTGTACTTGATCATCTTGCCAAACCCGACATAAAATCAGGTATAATCTCACCATGGAAAGAAGCACTTGAGTCATTGGCCGCACAACCTAATGCGTACTGTAAACTTTCAGGAATGGTGACGGAAGCAGACTGGGCGAATTGGACTCCGAGCGACTTTACAGCCTATCTGAATATCGCCATAGAAGCCTTTGGTGCGGAACGGTTGATGTTTGGGTCCGACTGGCCGGTGAGCAACGTTTCAGCTACGTATTCTGAAGTATACGGTCTCATTAACTCTCACATTAATGTCTTACCTATACTAGATCAACAGATGATTCTTGGCGGCACATGTGCTGCGTTCTATCAAATATCGTAG
- a CDS encoding glycoside hydrolase family 32 protein yields MKMTREQRYRRIEQAEPGEIAKLEAQISECPWRQSYHIQPVTGLLNDPNGFVYYKGYYHLFYQWFPLGTEHGMKYWYHTRSKNLVNWENVGIGIEPDSWYDSHGAYSGSAIEKDGNLHLLYTGNTRDEAWVRHPYQCLAVMDESGSVTKLNYPVISSVPAGYTEHFRDPKVWQQGDTYYCVIGAQRTDETGCAVLYRSIDLNNWEFLGEIRTQLTSFGYMWECPDYMEMDGKGVLVFSPQGLDAAEDHYQNIFQSGYLIGESLDLQTREFNHGEFQELDRGFDFYAPQTMQGPDGRRILVGWMGLPDLAYPTDDNGWAHCLTIPRQLTLRDGKLIQQPVAEMIQLRQQEEGTHIRATIDHESRSFTGLKGISFELICEISQVDAEMVGIEFRASRTEKTILLYDRIQQKVILDRTMSGAELAEQNGVVRQCTLTAEVIKFHLFVDASSVEVFVNDGEEVFTSRIFPSRDSVDIRFFARGGKADFEATQWHY; encoded by the coding sequence ATGAAAATGACTAGAGAGCAGCGCTACAGACGAATTGAGCAAGCTGAGCCTGGTGAGATTGCGAAGCTTGAAGCACAGATATCCGAGTGTCCATGGAGACAGAGTTACCATATTCAGCCTGTAACAGGTCTGCTTAATGATCCTAACGGCTTTGTATATTATAAAGGCTATTATCATCTGTTCTATCAGTGGTTTCCACTTGGAACAGAACACGGCATGAAATACTGGTATCATACCCGCTCGAAGAATCTGGTGAACTGGGAAAATGTCGGGATTGGAATCGAACCGGATAGCTGGTATGACTCACACGGAGCTTACTCCGGCAGTGCGATTGAAAAAGACGGCAACCTGCACTTGCTGTACACAGGCAATACGAGGGATGAGGCTTGGGTCAGACATCCGTATCAATGCTTGGCAGTCATGGATGAAAGCGGTTCAGTAACCAAACTGAATTATCCCGTAATCTCGTCTGTTCCAGCCGGATACACGGAACACTTCAGAGATCCCAAGGTGTGGCAACAAGGAGACACGTATTATTGTGTAATTGGTGCGCAGAGAACAGACGAGACGGGATGTGCGGTACTGTATCGCTCAATTGATCTAAACAACTGGGAGTTTCTTGGTGAAATTCGCACGCAATTAACCTCCTTTGGTTACATGTGGGAGTGCCCGGATTATATGGAGATGGACGGGAAAGGTGTACTTGTTTTTTCCCCACAAGGCTTAGATGCTGCGGAAGATCATTATCAGAATATTTTTCAGTCCGGTTATCTGATCGGTGAGTCGCTCGATCTCCAGACGAGAGAGTTCAATCATGGTGAATTTCAGGAGTTGGATCGTGGATTTGACTTCTATGCTCCGCAAACCATGCAGGGCCCGGACGGAAGACGTATTCTTGTTGGTTGGATGGGGCTTCCCGATCTGGCGTATCCGACAGATGATAACGGTTGGGCACATTGCCTGACCATTCCTCGGCAGTTGACACTACGAGACGGGAAGTTAATTCAACAACCGGTTGCTGAAATGATCCAATTGCGTCAGCAGGAGGAAGGCACGCATATTCGCGCAACGATTGACCATGAGAGTCGATCTTTCACTGGTTTGAAGGGAATTTCCTTTGAGCTGATCTGTGAGATAAGCCAAGTAGATGCAGAGATGGTGGGCATCGAATTCCGTGCAAGTCGAACTGAGAAAACGATTCTTCTGTATGATCGGATTCAGCAGAAAGTTATTCTGGATCGGACGATGTCTGGTGCCGAGCTGGCAGAGCAGAATGGCGTTGTACGACAGTGCACACTTACTGCGGAAGTGATTAAGTTCCATCTGTTCGTAGATGCATCTTCAGTCGAGGTTTTTGTGAACGATGGGGAAGAGGTCTTTACCAGCCGGATTTTCCCAAGCCGGGACAGCGTGGATATTCGTTTCTTTGCACGCGGAGGCAAAGCTGATTTTGAAGCAACACAATGGCATTATTAA